In Nymphaea colorata isolate Beijing-Zhang1983 chromosome 3, ASM883128v2, whole genome shotgun sequence, a genomic segment contains:
- the LOC116251226 gene encoding tetraspanin-8-like: MGCRLSNSLLGILNFLTLVTSLGLLVLVVWLGANSTSSCERVFHRPAIVIAVFLVVASIAGVLGSCCRVTALLWLYLAIAFLLIVATIGLTAWVFLVTNEAAGRVVSGQGYGRYRLGDYSHWLQRRVEDEANWGKIRVCLMEAQVCDILDGVLMLKNLNGELSGGPPPPPRSLSPIQAGCCHPPADCGVSGDLLVTQSSMKNSSDGDCSVWNEKEDKLCYDCRTCKAGVLENVRHNWRNLAIANMVVIVFLVVVYSIGCCAFRNNRNDSRQYWRT; this comes from the exons ATGGGGTGCCGTCTGAGCAACAGCCTTCTGGGGATCCTGAACTTCCTGACCCTCGTTACGTCTCTCGGCTTACTCGTCCTGGTGGTGTGGCTGGGTGCCAACTCCACCTCGTCGTGCGAGCGCGTGTTCCACCGGCCGGCAATAGTGATTGCCGTATTCCTCGTGGTCGCCTCGATCGCCGGCGTGCTCGGGTCGTGCTGCCGCGTCACCGCCCTCCTCTGGCTCTACCTCGCGATCGCCTTCCTCCTCATCGTCGCCACCATTGGCCTCACCGCGTGGGTCTTTCTCGTCACCAACGAGGCGGCGGGCCGCGTCGTCTCCGGTCAGGGGTACGGCCGCTACCGGCTGGGCGACTACTCGCACTGGCTGCAGCGGCGGGTGGAGGACGAGGCCAACTGGGGGAAGATCAGGGTATGTTTGATGGAGGCCCAGGTGTGCGATATTTTGGACGGCGTCCTGATGTTGAAAAACCTCAACGGTGAACTCTCCGGTGGCCCACCTCCGCCCCCCCGCAGCCTCTCGCCCATACAG GCTGGTTGCTGCCATCCCCCGGCAGACTGTGGAGTTAGTGGTGATCTGCTTGTAACTCAGTCGAGCATGAAAAACTCTTCCGACGGTGATTGCAGTGTGTGGAATGAGAAAGAAGACAAGCTTTGCTACGATTGCAGGACATGCAAGGCCGGCGTCCTCGAGAATGTCAGGCACAACTGGCGCAACCTCGCCATTGCCAACATGGTCGTCATCGTCTTCCTCGTGGTCGTGTACTCCATCGGGTGCTGTGCTTTCAGAAACAATAGGAATGATAGTCGCCAGTACTGGAGAACGTAG